From the genome of Candidatus Electrothrix communis, one region includes:
- a CDS encoding methylmalonyl-CoA mutase family protein, which produces MSEQDSPLKGWRNNELAKSLARFPERKDEFSCHGGRTVERLALPEETDQEYQDKLGFPGRYPYTRGVQPTMYRGRLWTMRQYAGFSSAAASNERYRYLLEQGQTGLSVAFDLPTQIGYDSDDSMALGEVGKVGVAIDTLADMEVLFDQIPLDKISTSMTINSPAMVLLAMYIVVAEKQGVSAEQIMGTIQNDILKEYVARGTYIFPPRPSLRLITNIFQWCSANAPKFNTISISGYHIREAGSTAAQEVAFTLANGLTYVETALDAGLALDAFAPRLAFFFNASSNLLEEVAKFRAARRLWAKLMKDRFQAKKPATMMLRFHTQTAGSSLTAQQVDNNIVRVTLQALAAVLGGTQSLHTNSRDEALSLPTEESVRTALRTQQVIAHESGVADTVDPLAGSWYVEQLTDAVEQEALDLINRVDEFGGVVACIENGFIAGQIEDAAYQYQQEVESKERLIVGVNAFQTEEESSVPLLRVDPAVEDQQVQALARVKAERDQEEVRRCLAALETAAQSDGANLMEPVLDAVRCYCSLGEICDVLRGVFGEYRGRAW; this is translated from the coding sequence ATGAGCGAGCAGGATTCGCCCCTGAAGGGCTGGCGGAACAACGAATTAGCCAAATCCTTGGCCCGTTTTCCGGAACGTAAGGACGAATTCAGCTGCCACGGTGGTCGGACAGTGGAGCGGTTGGCCCTGCCCGAGGAAACGGATCAGGAGTATCAGGACAAACTTGGTTTTCCGGGTCGCTACCCCTACACGCGCGGGGTGCAGCCGACCATGTACCGAGGCCGTCTCTGGACCATGCGCCAGTATGCGGGGTTTTCCTCTGCTGCGGCCTCCAATGAACGCTACCGTTATCTGCTGGAGCAGGGGCAAACCGGTCTGTCCGTGGCCTTTGATCTCCCCACCCAGATCGGCTACGATTCCGATGATTCCATGGCCTTGGGTGAGGTCGGTAAGGTTGGGGTTGCCATTGATACCCTCGCGGATATGGAAGTCCTTTTTGATCAAATTCCGCTGGATAAAATATCCACCTCCATGACCATCAACTCGCCAGCCATGGTCCTGCTGGCTATGTATATCGTGGTTGCGGAAAAACAGGGCGTTAGTGCCGAACAGATCATGGGCACCATCCAGAACGACATCCTCAAGGAATATGTGGCTCGCGGCACCTATATTTTTCCGCCCCGCCCTTCCCTGCGCCTGATCACCAATATTTTCCAATGGTGCTCTGCCAACGCACCCAAGTTCAACACCATCTCCATCTCTGGCTATCATATCCGTGAAGCCGGTTCTACAGCAGCTCAGGAAGTGGCCTTTACCCTGGCCAACGGGCTGACCTATGTGGAGACCGCCTTGGATGCCGGTCTTGCGCTGGATGCCTTTGCTCCTCGTTTGGCTTTCTTTTTTAATGCCTCATCTAATTTGCTGGAAGAGGTTGCCAAGTTCCGGGCCGCCCGTAGGCTGTGGGCCAAGCTTATGAAGGATCGTTTTCAGGCGAAAAAGCCTGCCACCATGATGCTTCGTTTTCATACCCAGACCGCAGGCAGCAGCCTGACGGCCCAGCAGGTGGATAATAATATCGTCCGGGTCACTCTTCAGGCTTTGGCCGCAGTGCTCGGCGGCACCCAATCCCTGCACACCAATTCCCGCGACGAGGCCCTGTCCCTGCCTACTGAGGAATCTGTGCGCACGGCCCTGCGTACTCAGCAGGTTATCGCCCATGAATCCGGGGTGGCTGACACGGTTGATCCCCTGGCCGGTTCCTGGTATGTGGAGCAGCTCACTGATGCTGTTGAGCAGGAGGCGTTGGACCTGATCAACCGGGTGGATGAGTTCGGCGGGGTGGTGGCCTGTATTGAAAATGGTTTTATCGCCGGTCAGATTGAGGACGCCGCCTATCAGTATCAGCAGGAGGTGGAATCCAAGGAACGGCTTATTGTCGGGGTCAACGCCTTTCAGACGGAAGAAGAGAGCTCTGTGCCCTTGCTGCGGGTAGATCCGGCAGTGGAGGATCAGCAGGTACAAGCGCTGGCACGGGTCAAGGCTGAGCGTGATCAGGAGGAGGTGCGGCGATGCCTTGCGGCCCTGGAGACAGCGGCTCAGTCAGACGGAGCCAATCTGATGGAGCCGGTGCTGGATGCAGTGCGTTGTTATTGCTCACTTGGTGAGATTTGTGATGTGCTGCGGGGGGTGTTTGGGGAGTATCGGGGGCGGGCTTGGTGA
- the meaB gene encoding methylmalonyl Co-A mutase-associated GTPase MeaB: MKSRVQSVHSAQLLELLEQLHLGDPRSVARAISLLEDQAEIGQRIMQGLDQQRLDRVLTVGITGPPGAGKSTLTSSLVQHLRQRGTRVGVIAVDPSSPLTHGALLGDRIRMMEHALDRDVVVRSMATRGRLGGLCAAAGATMRIMAASGCRVVLIETVGIGQSEMDIASLADITVLVLAPGFGDEIQAMKAGILEVVDLLVINKADMPGASKLRFDLGREAAQSDRVLETTAAENQGIEELLDRILALETEFRKGEEFGQRRQQSWDKEAVDRCLDLFREHLAELMHEQPCIESDPGAAAEALLKRILGTPGCLGKRSEGEI; the protein is encoded by the coding sequence GTGAAATCGAGAGTGCAATCAGTGCATTCTGCTCAGCTCCTTGAGCTCCTTGAACAACTCCATCTCGGCGATCCCCGCTCTGTAGCTCGTGCCATTTCCTTGCTGGAGGATCAGGCAGAGATCGGCCAGCGCATCATGCAGGGCTTGGATCAGCAACGCCTGGACAGGGTTCTGACCGTCGGTATCACCGGTCCGCCCGGTGCCGGGAAATCCACCCTGACCTCTTCCTTGGTCCAGCATTTACGACAACGAGGAACTCGAGTCGGTGTCATCGCTGTTGATCCCTCTTCACCACTCACCCACGGGGCATTGCTGGGCGATCGCATTCGTATGATGGAACATGCCCTGGATAGAGATGTGGTGGTTCGTTCTATGGCGACCAGGGGCAGGCTCGGCGGGCTTTGTGCAGCTGCCGGGGCAACAATGCGGATTATGGCCGCTTCAGGCTGCCGGGTTGTTCTGATTGAGACCGTGGGGATCGGGCAGTCTGAGATGGATATCGCCTCCTTGGCTGATATCACGGTCTTGGTTCTGGCTCCCGGTTTTGGTGATGAAATTCAGGCCATGAAGGCCGGGATTCTGGAGGTGGTTGATCTGCTGGTTATCAATAAGGCGGATATGCCCGGTGCGAGTAAATTGCGGTTTGATTTGGGCAGAGAGGCTGCGCAGTCTGACCGTGTTTTAGAAACAACGGCTGCTGAAAACCAGGGCATAGAGGAATTGCTTGATCGCATCCTGGCTTTGGAAACTGAGTTTCGTAAGGGCGAAGAATTTGGCCAACGCCGCCAGCAGTCATGGGATAAGGAGGCTGTGGATCGTTGCCTGGATTTATTCAGAGAGCATCTCGCAGAGTTGATGCATGAACAGCCCTGTATCGAATCGGATCCCGGAGCGGCAGCCGAGGCGCTACTGAAACGCATTCTGGGGACCCCAGGTTGCTTGGGGAAAAGAAGTGAGGGGGAAATATGA
- a CDS encoding cobalamin B12-binding domain-containing protein: MKSYRVLIAKPGLDGHDRGAKVIARALRDAGFEVIYTGIRRTPDEIAASAVQEDVAAVGLSSMSGAHVRLFPAVLEALRKAGAEDIPVLGGGIIPEEDISLLQGEGIVSVFTPGTPIATIIEAFTVACQKQHQARN; this comes from the coding sequence TTGAAGTCGTATCGTGTTCTCATTGCCAAACCCGGTCTGGACGGCCATGACCGGGGAGCAAAGGTTATTGCCCGTGCTTTGCGGGATGCAGGATTTGAGGTTATTTACACCGGCATCCGGCGAACCCCGGACGAGATCGCCGCTTCTGCGGTCCAGGAGGACGTGGCAGCGGTGGGCCTTTCTTCCATGTCCGGTGCCCATGTGCGACTTTTTCCGGCAGTGCTTGAGGCCTTACGTAAGGCCGGGGCAGAAGATATTCCGGTGCTCGGCGGCGGTATTATCCCAGAGGAGGATATTTCACTCCTGCAAGGGGAGGGGATTGTCTCTGTGTTTACGCCAGGTACGCCCATTGCCACTATTATTGAGGCCTTTACAGTGGCCTGTCAGAAGCAACATCAGGCCCGTAATTGA
- a CDS encoding LEA type 2 family protein: protein MKRSLLPIDFVPAGLRRCSGLMILLCCCLPLLLTGCPAMQSLPWETKEDLQIALSDIELQEIKALETIFLLKLRVINPNDTALKIRSMKCDLKINGEPFASGISDERQGVPPFGTVSVPVVVYTSRFAIVGSVIELLQKDVQQYGGRPNEPLNYELDGQLHLGEDGKEVLPYHVTGKIVLNR, encoded by the coding sequence ATGAAACGGTCTCTGCTTCCCATTGATTTTGTTCCCGCCGGATTAAGACGTTGCTCCGGTTTGATGATTCTTCTTTGCTGTTGCCTCCCCTTGCTCCTCACGGGTTGCCCGGCCATGCAGTCTTTGCCGTGGGAGACCAAGGAGGACCTGCAAATAGCGCTTTCCGATATTGAGCTTCAGGAAATCAAGGCGCTGGAGACCATTTTTCTCCTGAAACTGCGGGTTATCAATCCCAATGATACGGCACTGAAGATCCGCAGTATGAAGTGCGACTTGAAGATCAACGGCGAGCCTTTTGCCTCAGGTATCAGCGATGAGCGCCAAGGCGTTCCGCCCTTTGGCACGGTTTCGGTCCCGGTGGTGGTCTATACCTCCCGGTTTGCCATTGTCGGATCTGTTATTGAGCTCCTCCAGAAAGATGTGCAGCAGTACGGCGGCAGGCCGAATGAACCGTTGAATTATGAGTTGGACGGGCAGCTGCATCTTGGTGAGGACGGTAAAGAAGTCTTGCCTTATCATGTAACGGGCAAGATTGTCCTGAATCGTTGA
- the sppA gene encoding signal peptide peptidase SppA: MKKILRCIGSVIRFGWKVLITGTALISTILFLAGFGMVLLLFAQQPEVEIENGSALVLAPHGNILEKKSPLDPATHLLHILNGTLQQEEFLLQDIISGIRAAANDKRIKMLVLVPDNLKQAGLNQLQDIGREIDAFKKSGKKVISYADSLSQGQYYLAARGDEIYLNPMGEVDLHGFGVFRLYMRELLDKLKISFHIFRVGTFKSALEPFFRNDMSSEAKEANLQWLTQIWQQFCDDIAKQRGLSLRDLTDAVEHLPENLQEAEGNTAQMAINLGLVDGIKTRTEFREHLISLVGRNKKKTGFKRVGFTDYLETRRPAYQAPAYQAPGTKEGRVALIIAQGDIVYGDAEMGQIGSGGLTKLLRKARQEKKVKAVVLRIDSGGGSAFASELIRQEVLQLQKAGKPVVVSMGSMAASGAYWLAADADKIYASSNTITGSIGIFGAFPTLEKSLAEIGVFNDGVGTTKMAGQGSLTRPMSEDFRVAVQLNIERGYQQFIQIVANGRGMEPAEVEKIAQGRVWDGATALQLGLVDELGNLEDAVAAAAKLARLPADQTYYFQGEKNPAELLLQRLEGAMIGGAETVIFTASATRLIRNLTGSQYSFLPTGDPRNMYSHCLLPFSVQ; the protein is encoded by the coding sequence TTGAAGAAAATATTACGATGCATCGGCTCGGTTATCCGTTTTGGCTGGAAGGTGCTGATAACAGGAACAGCGCTTATCAGTACAATTCTTTTTCTTGCTGGCTTCGGGATGGTTCTCCTCCTCTTTGCTCAGCAGCCCGAGGTCGAGATTGAAAATGGTTCCGCCTTGGTCTTGGCCCCGCATGGCAATATTTTGGAAAAGAAATCGCCCTTGGATCCGGCAACACATCTCCTCCATATTTTGAATGGTACTCTGCAGCAGGAAGAATTCCTTCTTCAGGATATTATCAGCGGGATTCGGGCTGCAGCCAATGATAAGCGTATTAAAATGCTTGTGTTGGTTCCAGATAATCTTAAACAGGCTGGACTGAATCAATTGCAGGATATCGGTAGGGAGATTGATGCGTTTAAGAAGAGCGGCAAGAAGGTCATCTCCTATGCCGACTCTCTTAGTCAGGGGCAGTACTATCTTGCTGCCCGAGGTGATGAAATCTATCTCAACCCTATGGGAGAGGTGGACTTGCATGGGTTCGGGGTCTTTCGCCTGTACATGCGAGAACTGTTGGATAAGCTGAAAATAAGCTTTCATATCTTCAGGGTGGGAACCTTTAAATCCGCTTTGGAACCTTTTTTTCGCAATGACATGTCATCCGAGGCCAAGGAGGCCAATCTGCAATGGTTGACCCAAATTTGGCAACAGTTTTGCGATGATATCGCCAAGCAACGGGGACTCTCGTTGCGGGATCTTACCGATGCTGTTGAGCATCTGCCGGAGAATTTGCAAGAGGCGGAGGGGAATACGGCACAGATGGCCATAAATCTCGGCCTGGTCGATGGGATAAAAACACGAACTGAATTTCGAGAGCACCTAATTTCCTTGGTGGGGAGAAATAAAAAGAAAACTGGGTTTAAACGGGTTGGTTTTACCGACTACCTCGAGACTCGCAGACCAGCATATCAGGCACCTGCCTATCAAGCACCGGGGACGAAAGAGGGGCGTGTTGCCCTGATTATTGCTCAGGGGGATATCGTTTACGGTGATGCGGAGATGGGACAGATCGGGTCGGGTGGCCTGACCAAGCTTTTGCGCAAGGCGCGACAGGAGAAGAAGGTCAAGGCTGTTGTGCTCCGTATTGACAGCGGTGGGGGGAGCGCCTTTGCCTCGGAGCTGATTCGTCAGGAAGTTTTGCAATTGCAGAAAGCGGGTAAGCCTGTTGTGGTTTCTATGGGGTCAATGGCAGCATCTGGAGCATACTGGCTTGCCGCAGATGCAGATAAAATTTATGCCTCATCAAATACCATAACTGGCTCCATCGGTATCTTCGGAGCCTTCCCGACTCTTGAAAAATCATTAGCCGAGATCGGGGTGTTTAATGACGGCGTCGGAACAACAAAAATGGCCGGTCAAGGGAGTCTGACCCGACCGATGTCGGAGGATTTTCGTGTAGCTGTTCAGCTGAATATTGAACGCGGCTATCAACAGTTCATTCAGATCGTTGCCAATGGAAGAGGGATGGAACCAGCAGAGGTGGAGAAGATTGCCCAAGGAAGAGTTTGGGACGGAGCAACTGCCCTGCAACTCGGCCTCGTGGATGAGCTGGGTAATTTGGAGGATGCGGTTGCTGCAGCTGCGAAATTGGCCAGGTTACCAGCTGATCAGACCTATTATTTTCAGGGAGAGAAAAATCCGGCAGAACTCCTGCTCCAGCGTTTGGAAGGGGCCATGATCGGTGGGGCAGAGACAGTTATTTTCACTGCTTCCGCGACGCGATTAATAAGGAATCTGACCGGGAGCCAGTACTCTTTTCTGCCGACAGGAGATCCCCGCAATATGTACAGTCATTGTTTGCTTCCTTTCTCTGTTCAGTAG
- a CDS encoding helix-turn-helix transcriptional regulator: MTSNEFSYYRKKLGKTQKSLAGLLGVSIKAVQSYEQGWRSVPLHIERKVYFLLVNRRRNGTGRRKDCWTLKKCDCKKECPAWEFQAGHLCWFLNGTLCTCTSGQEGKEKMEICRTCEVLTSQL, encoded by the coding sequence ATGACCTCTAACGAATTTTCTTATTATCGAAAGAAGCTCGGCAAAACGCAAAAGTCGTTAGCTGGACTTCTCGGCGTCTCTATAAAGGCCGTTCAAAGCTATGAACAGGGTTGGCGAAGTGTTCCTCTGCATATTGAAAGAAAGGTGTACTTTTTATTGGTGAATCGAAGAAGAAATGGGACCGGAAGGAGAAAAGATTGCTGGACATTGAAAAAATGTGATTGCAAGAAAGAATGCCCTGCTTGGGAGTTTCAGGCCGGACATCTCTGTTGGTTTCTTAACGGTACCTTATGTACCTGTACTTCTGGGCAGGAAGGAAAGGAGAAAATGGAGATCTGCCGTACCTGTGAAGTGTTGACCTCTCAGCTGTAA
- a CDS encoding diacylglycerol kinase, with product MATKQNGKGLKRILKAYTCSIQGLKAALRHEAAFFQELLLAIIMLPIGLWAGNNSTERAILTGCLFLILIIELLNSALEAVVDRIGLEHHELSGRAKDLGSAAVFLALLNGAVVWLLILCG from the coding sequence ATGGCAACGAAACAAAACGGCAAGGGGCTCAAAAGAATACTCAAAGCGTATACCTGCTCCATACAAGGCCTAAAGGCCGCCTTGCGTCACGAAGCAGCCTTTTTTCAGGAGCTACTCCTCGCTATTATTATGCTACCTATAGGGCTCTGGGCAGGCAATAACAGTACAGAACGCGCAATACTGACAGGCTGCCTTTTCCTTATTTTGATAATAGAACTCCTCAACTCCGCTCTTGAAGCAGTTGTTGATCGCATCGGCCTGGAGCATCATGAGTTATCAGGCCGAGCAAAAGATCTGGGATCAGCAGCTGTTTTTCTTGCCCTTCTTAACGGAGCAGTTGTCTGGCTCCTGATACTGTGCGGGTAA
- a CDS encoding isoamylase early set domain-containing protein, with the protein MLIKNYTKTKKKCRVTFKCPNQEHAGSAMLAGEFNSWSTTDTPMKRLKDGSFSVTISLEAGCSYTFRYVLDGNIWVNDPDADEYVANEHGESNSVLTL; encoded by the coding sequence ATGTTGATAAAAAACTATACAAAAACGAAGAAGAAATGCAGGGTGACCTTTAAATGTCCCAATCAGGAACATGCCGGTTCAGCAATGTTGGCTGGGGAGTTTAATAGTTGGTCGACAACCGACACTCCGATGAAGAGGCTGAAGGATGGGAGCTTCTCGGTGACAATCTCCCTGGAGGCCGGTTGTTCGTATACATTTCGTTACGTGCTTGATGGTAATATATGGGTGAATGACCCGGACGCGGATGAGTATGTGGCGAATGAGCATGGAGAGAGTAACTCAGTTTTGACTCTGTAG
- a CDS encoding U32 family peptidase, with protein MTANTIDRETTLKIPELLAPAGNMEKLITAIHYGADAVYLGGSNYSLRAGAGNFNNQEISKAVTYAHEREVKVYITLNIFAHNQDLKQFTEHLRSLQDTRADGLIVADPGILLLCKETIPDMPVHLSTQANVTNSHSARFWASQGVRRLNLARELSLQEIREIRQSTDTELEVFVHGALCISYSGRCMLSNYLTGRDANQGSCAHPCRYSYALVEEKRPGVYFPVEEDERGTYIFNSRDLCLLGRLPELIAVGVDTIKIEGRMKSMCYVGAAVRVYRAALDFIQEEINQGTEAAQIVLPKSFKNEMSKIGTRGQTENFFNESPSSDAMLYDTIRINQQYSPVGIVRSSTPLLIEARNVLTIGDRIEYLGRELEPITCTAVAMTTVDGEPKERANPGNRIILTTSPALETPEINAVLRKRLDEKNPITK; from the coding sequence ATGACAGCAAACACGATTGACAGAGAAACCACCCTGAAAATCCCGGAACTGCTCGCCCCGGCAGGCAATATGGAAAAACTCATCACAGCCATCCATTACGGGGCAGATGCAGTCTACCTGGGTGGCAGCAACTACAGTCTGCGTGCCGGTGCTGGCAATTTTAACAATCAAGAAATCAGCAAAGCAGTTACCTACGCCCATGAACGCGAGGTAAAAGTCTATATTACTCTTAATATATTCGCCCATAACCAAGATCTCAAACAATTCACCGAGCATCTCCGCAGCCTCCAGGACACAAGAGCGGACGGCCTTATCGTTGCTGACCCTGGCATCTTACTCCTCTGCAAAGAAACCATCCCAGACATGCCCGTCCATCTTTCCACCCAGGCCAATGTAACCAATAGCCACAGTGCACGTTTCTGGGCATCTCAAGGAGTGCGACGACTCAACCTTGCTCGCGAGCTGAGCCTCCAGGAAATTCGCGAAATCAGGCAAAGCACTGACACCGAATTGGAAGTCTTTGTCCACGGCGCTCTCTGCATCTCCTATTCCGGACGCTGCATGCTCTCAAACTACCTGACCGGACGCGATGCCAACCAAGGGAGTTGCGCTCACCCATGCCGCTATTCCTATGCCCTTGTCGAGGAAAAGAGGCCTGGAGTTTATTTCCCAGTAGAAGAAGATGAACGAGGGACCTATATCTTTAACTCCCGGGATCTCTGCCTGCTGGGACGCCTCCCCGAATTAATCGCTGTTGGAGTGGATACGATTAAGATTGAAGGAAGAATGAAATCCATGTGCTATGTGGGTGCAGCTGTTCGAGTCTACCGAGCCGCTCTTGACTTTATCCAGGAGGAGATTAATCAGGGCACGGAGGCAGCGCAGATCGTCCTCCCTAAATCTTTTAAAAATGAAATGAGCAAGATAGGGACAAGAGGGCAAACAGAAAACTTTTTTAATGAATCTCCTTCATCAGACGCCATGCTTTATGATACAATACGAATAAATCAGCAGTACAGCCCGGTCGGCATTGTGCGTTCGAGCACACCGCTCCTGATTGAAGCCCGCAATGTGCTGACAATAGGAGACAGAATTGAATATCTGGGCCGCGAACTCGAACCGATTACCTGTACAGCAGTTGCCATGACAACAGTGGATGGCGAGCCCAAGGAACGGGCGAATCCGGGAAATAGAATTATCCTGACTACCTCTCCTGCACTGGAGACCCCGGAAATAAACGCCGTTCTGCGCAAGAGGCTTGACGAAAAAAATCCTATAACCAAATAG
- a CDS encoding rod shape-determining protein, which produces MFSPFNFLFGWMSNDLAVDLGTANTVLYVKGKGIVLREPSVVAVRQDARGSKVLAVGSEAKEMLGKTPGNIAAIRPMKDGVIADFEVTEAMLRYFINKVHNRRTLVHPRIIISVPSGITQVEKRAVRESAESAGAREVYLIEEPMAAAIGADLPITEPTANMIIDVGGGTTEVAVISLAGIVYAKSVRVAGDKMDASILQYIKRKHNLAIGERTAETIKTTIGNVLPVEPYETMEIKGRDLVSGVPKTITITSEEIQSAIAEQVDVIVDAVRLALEVTPPELSADIVDQGIVLTGGGALLKNLDKLLTNETGMPIIVADDPLSSVVLGSGKALDNFDILKEIAID; this is translated from the coding sequence ATGTTTTCTCCGTTTAATTTTCTTTTTGGCTGGATGTCCAACGACCTTGCTGTTGATTTGGGCACTGCGAATACGGTTTTATACGTTAAGGGCAAAGGAATCGTCCTGAGAGAACCGTCAGTTGTAGCTGTACGCCAGGATGCTCGCGGCAGCAAGGTACTTGCAGTGGGCAGCGAGGCCAAGGAAATGCTTGGCAAAACACCGGGTAACATTGCTGCTATCCGTCCCATGAAAGATGGCGTGATTGCTGACTTTGAAGTGACCGAAGCAATGCTGCGCTATTTTATCAATAAGGTGCATAATCGTCGCACCCTCGTCCATCCTCGGATCATCATTTCAGTCCCTTCAGGAATCACCCAGGTTGAGAAACGAGCTGTCCGAGAATCTGCTGAATCCGCAGGTGCCCGCGAAGTCTACCTGATTGAAGAGCCTATGGCCGCTGCCATCGGAGCGGACCTGCCCATTACCGAACCTACCGCCAACATGATCATAGACGTCGGCGGCGGCACCACGGAAGTGGCGGTTATTTCCCTAGCCGGTATTGTTTATGCAAAATCAGTTCGGGTTGCCGGGGATAAGATGGACGCCTCTATCCTGCAATACATCAAGCGCAAACATAATCTTGCCATCGGTGAACGAACGGCCGAGACGATCAAAACCACCATCGGGAACGTCCTGCCGGTAGAACCGTATGAAACTATGGAGATTAAAGGACGGGATCTAGTCTCAGGCGTGCCGAAAACTATCACCATCACCTCTGAAGAAATTCAGTCGGCTATAGCTGAACAGGTCGACGTGATCGTTGATGCGGTTCGCTTAGCTCTTGAAGTAACTCCGCCTGAGTTATCAGCAGACATCGTTGACCAGGGTATTGTGCTGACCGGCGGTGGAGCCTTATTAAAAAATCTTGATAAACTCCTGACCAATGAAACCGGCATGCCTATTATAGTTGCCGACGACCCACTATCATCAGTTGTGCTCGGCTCAGGAAAGGCGCTTGACAACTTTGATATCTTGAAGGAAATAGCTATAGATTAA
- the mreC gene encoding rod shape-determining protein MreC, whose translation MKKNSRRQGRGSIKTFRFVLFIGTVATFAVILLIIILGNQQVGPVHKVLLEGAGPLQKAVANISRSVHSVKKKYIDLLTVREEKERLWRELQECRTTAYANRGAVALNARLRKLLDFKESSNQPTITAQIIGKDPSLWFRSVIIDRGSSNGVGKGMPVVTGEGIVGQVYASSSDYSKILLAIAPSSAIDVLLQGSRIRGILKGTGKNLYLLEYILKTAEVFVGDRVVTAGYGGMFPTGLPVGIVSKVTRNRRGMFLEIEVVPAVDFRTLENLLVIEREKKVFN comes from the coding sequence ATGAAAAAAAATAGTCGTAGGCAAGGCAGGGGCAGTATCAAAACATTTCGTTTTGTTCTGTTCATAGGGACAGTTGCTACCTTTGCGGTGATTCTTCTCATTATTATCCTGGGTAATCAGCAGGTCGGACCGGTCCATAAAGTACTCCTTGAAGGAGCAGGCCCTCTGCAAAAGGCAGTGGCAAACATAAGCCGTTCCGTCCATTCTGTGAAAAAAAAATACATTGATCTTCTCACCGTTCGTGAAGAAAAAGAACGGTTATGGCGAGAGTTACAGGAGTGTCGGACAACAGCCTACGCCAATCGAGGTGCAGTGGCTCTCAATGCTCGCTTGAGAAAATTGCTTGATTTCAAGGAATCCTCCAACCAGCCGACCATAACCGCCCAGATAATCGGAAAAGATCCTTCACTCTGGTTCCGAAGTGTTATTATCGACCGGGGGAGCAGTAACGGTGTAGGTAAGGGTATGCCCGTTGTCACCGGGGAGGGGATTGTCGGCCAGGTCTACGCCTCATCAAGCGATTACTCTAAAATACTGCTTGCCATTGCACCGTCCAGCGCAATTGATGTCCTCTTACAGGGTTCTCGGATACGAGGTATCCTGAAAGGGACCGGAAAGAATCTATATCTCCTGGAATATATCCTGAAGACGGCTGAAGTTTTTGTAGGAGATCGTGTCGTCACAGCCGGATATGGTGGCATGTTTCCCACCGGGCTTCCTGTCGGTATCGTGTCGAAAGTTACCAGAAATAGACGGGGCATGTTTCTTGAGATCGAAGTGGTTCCCGCTGTCGATTTCAGAACCTTGGAAAATTTGCTGGTCATTGAACGAGAGAAAAAAGTGTTCAACTAG